From a single Ignavibacteria bacterium genomic region:
- a CDS encoding response regulator yields the protein MKRILVVDDEESNILILKTVLADCGYQIFKANNGEEALRLHQAEPFDMIITDWMMPLMDGIILTSTIRLHRIGSPVIILITSLAIEGARERAMMCGADFYLQKPLVPDVVRNMVSNGFKRQESGNVKIRIPEATAIRQSVPFSAVGIAASTGGPAVLVEFMKTLTLDSRLSYFIVQHGPDWMIETFAKSLANLTKHEIILPDERQPVKPGKIYLAPGDFHLTIESNSLTFRLEDTPLINFVRPSADPLFYSIANTFGIKSMGVVLSGMGCDGSAGAAKIKSVGGQVFVQDPAEAVVPSMPQATLDLEAGIRSYKVSEINDQIRNRLRQISSIAYI from the coding sequence GGTTGTTGATGATGAAGAATCGAATATTCTGATACTAAAAACAGTGCTTGCTGATTGCGGCTATCAGATTTTCAAGGCGAATAACGGGGAAGAGGCTCTCAGGCTTCATCAGGCAGAACCTTTTGATATGATAATTACCGACTGGATGATGCCCCTAATGGACGGGATTATTCTCACCTCGACCATCAGGCTTCATCGTATCGGGAGCCCGGTTATCATTCTGATTACTTCACTCGCGATTGAAGGAGCCCGGGAGAGGGCAATGATGTGTGGCGCCGACTTCTATCTTCAGAAGCCGCTGGTTCCTGATGTGGTAAGGAACATGGTCAGCAACGGATTCAAAAGACAGGAATCGGGAAATGTAAAAATCAGGATACCCGAAGCGACAGCGATCAGACAGTCTGTCCCTTTTTCTGCAGTCGGAATTGCAGCCAGTACCGGTGGTCCCGCTGTTCTCGTGGAGTTTATGAAAACCCTCACTCTGGACAGCAGATTAAGCTATTTCATTGTTCAGCATGGACCTGACTGGATGATTGAGACTTTTGCAAAAAGCCTTGCGAATCTTACGAAGCATGAAATAATTTTGCCCGATGAGAGACAACCGGTGAAGCCGGGGAAAATCTACCTCGCTCCCGGTGACTTCCACCTGACAATCGAAAGCAACAGCCTCACTTTCCGGCTCGAAGACACTCCACTGATAAATTTCGTAAGACCTTCGGCTGACCCTCTGTTTTATTCGATTGCCAACACTTTCGGTATTAAATCGATGGGTGTGGTTTTGTCAGGTATGGGGTGCGACGGATCAGCAGGTGCAGCGAAAATAAAATCAGTCGGCGGACAGGTATTTGTGCAGGACCCTGCCGAGGCAGTCGTGCCATCGATGCCACAGGCAACTCTGGACCTGGAGGCAGGCATAAGGAGTTATAAAGTAAGCGAAATAAACGATCAGATAAGAAACAGGTTACGGCAAATCAGTTCGATCGCATATATTTGA
- the rpiA gene encoding ribose-5-phosphate isomerase RpiA, whose translation MTKTDTLKELAALASLKYVKSGYKVGLGTGSTVKFALEGLANNLKNGTLKNIEGIATSSATEKIATELGIPLITFSRVTTLDVYIDGADEVDSSFDMIKGGGGALIREKIVAQNSGLRVIIVDESKLSDKIGERWAVPLEVFPMAAAVEAEYLKTLNAVSQLRLDASGDPYITDNGNYILDTNFGEIPDANKLSKLLDSRAGIAGHGIFHNLADVIIVASEVGVNEIRFGEIHKFDSLFKALKYMRSN comes from the coding sequence ATGACCAAAACTGATACTCTCAAAGAACTGGCAGCCCTTGCTTCACTGAAATATGTGAAAAGCGGCTACAAGGTTGGTTTGGGTACAGGCTCCACTGTAAAATTCGCGCTTGAGGGCCTGGCAAACAATCTAAAAAACGGTACACTAAAGAATATTGAGGGCATCGCCACCTCAAGTGCCACCGAAAAAATCGCAACTGAACTTGGAATCCCGCTGATTACTTTCTCACGGGTTACCACCCTTGATGTTTATATTGACGGTGCTGACGAAGTTGACAGCTCGTTCGACATGATAAAAGGGGGAGGCGGTGCACTTATCAGGGAAAAGATTGTTGCTCAGAACTCCGGTCTTCGGGTAATTATCGTGGACGAATCGAAACTCTCGGATAAAATCGGAGAAAGATGGGCTGTTCCGCTCGAGGTTTTCCCTATGGCAGCAGCGGTCGAGGCTGAATACCTTAAAACCCTGAATGCTGTATCACAATTAAGACTTGACGCTTCCGGCGACCCCTATATAACCGATAACGGCAACTATATACTGGATACAAATTTTGGTGAGATACCGGATGCAAACAAACTCTCGAAACTTCTTGACTCAAGAGCCGGGATTGCAGGTCATGGCATATTTCATAACCTGGCAGATGTTATAATTGTTGCATCTGAAGTAGGTGTGAATGAAATCAGGTTCGGTGAAATTCATAAATTTGACAGCCTGTTTAAAGCTCTCAAATATATGCGATCGAACTGA